Part of the Plasmodium falciparum 3D7 genome assembly, chromosome: 10 genome, ctattCTTAGtgtaaaacaaaacaaaaattaacaaaaacTAAAATAAATCAGTATTCAGAAAAgcttaaaaaattaaaaactaATTATACaacatttttcatatacattttgttttttaaggTATAtacgtatttttttttttttttttttttttttagattaatataaataataagtgataaaaatatataaaaaaagtctaacaatataatattttagtttatttttataaacattttatttattaaatgtataaaaaacatatataaatttacatatatatttattagataaatttttttttttttttgtgattttcatatatatattattataatatataaaaatataataagagcttatttttcataatactggaaatatttattatatatgtaataaaaaaaaatagtgaaaaattaatataagcttttatattatgtgacaatatatataatattgtataattattcatgtactatttatatatatataaataatataaattaataaggttaataaaagataataaatcaGGTTTgtaattttacatatataatgaaaaaaaaaataatatatattacatatattaatattataatatataatttattttatatacataataatgtatattatatatataatatatatatataaaatattaatttatataattttccttAATATTCCCTTGTTCATCacaaaagaacaaaaaaaatatatattaaaatgtaaaatgaaaaataaataaacatatttactAATTTCATCATAAAATTACCAtctaaaattaatataaaaaaatatcctTCCAACATTTTCGTGAtggaaaatttttaaaaccaTTTTGTTCTGATATGTTTTCCTTTCTTtgctttttttcttttaagatatagataaatttttatatttaataaaataaaatttaagcaaatatatgaatttaaaaaaatatatttttacctcATTTGttatcttattttattatgtttttccTTAATATAacctattaataatatttttaagaacTTATAAAATAGGAAAGTATTTTAAGaagtttattatttatactttagaaaaacacatatatatattatatatatatatccaattTTAGGTTCATTCTTTTATtgtgtttatataaaaaattttaatattaatatagatataagactttaagattaaaaaaataaaatgttttatttatatcacgTTGTGAAGTTTTTAAAAGTAaacataacaaaaaaaattataaagaacaaaagataagaactataaaaaaaaaaaaaaaaaaaaaaaaaaaaaaagtataattatgtaagaaccttatttcaattttttatattagaaTAATACAACTTTATATAgatatcttctttttttatattgaaataataaaaaaacatttttaaaattatatatatttttttacaatttttaagaaataCAATGTAGcacattataaataaaataatattttccccccggacaaaaaaaaaaaaaaaaatattaacatgTGTCCATATTTATCTTTCTCAATATCCATTTTAATATGATTCTAACAATCTCATTAAAgatttaaatatgtatattatttatatagataatataaaaattaaattagtAACTTATAATGGATATacgaaaaaatatattttttgaggaaattttataaatttcgTTCATCTTCTTCATAGAAAATGTCTATTTAATATGaagttaaaaaataaaataaataaataaataaataaataaaaagatgtAAAGGAccttatgaaaaaaaatcaaatatttattataaactagttttattattttgtgtaaatttgtatatacatttaataaaaataatatatatatatatatatatggtgtAGTAAACTCATTTAAccgtaatatataatatgcatTTGAAAATTTTACTGAACTCTTTggtttcatattttttttttttttttttttttttttttttgttcatcatatatattttattcatattcttCAATTTTTACATAATTCTTCTCACaaatttttcttaaattataaatgtcTACAGATTTGGGTCTTTCTAAGGGATACATTAATCCTCTAGATAAAACCAATTGAGACATTACACCAATGGATCTAGAAAGGGCAAAAAGTACAGTATAATATTCAGGATATTTTATACCATAATGATGTAATACTGATCCACTAGAACAATCTACATTAGGATATGGATTTTTAACTTTTCCAGTTGCTGATAAAATACCTGGTATAACTTTGTAACACATTTCAAGTATTTGTATTATTGGGTCATCTGGAAAGTGTGATAATGCAAAACTTCTAAGGGCTAAGAAACGAGGATCAGGAACTCTTAAAACTGCATGTCCATATCCAGGTATAACTCTTCCAGATTTCAAAAGATTTTTAGCATATTTTTCAATAAATTCATAGGTAAGTTGGTTATCACCTAACTGTTTTTTAATATCCAATAAAAACTTGAGACATTCTTGATTGGCTAGTCCATGTAAAGGTCCAGATAATGCTATAACACAACCAGAATAGGACAAATATGGATTTCCTAAGGTACTACCAATCAAATGTGATACATGTGCACTTGCATTTCCACCCTCATGATCACTGTGTAGTAAGAAATAAAGTCTTAGTAAATCTTGTacttctttattttcataacCTATTAATTTAGCAAAATTAGCTGACCAATCAAGATCAAGATCTAAATTCATACCTTCTCCTTTtcttatatcattatttataaatgttcttttaaaaatatacgcACCAATAACTTGAATTTGAGATATTAAAGAAATCGCATCttctaaaatatatttccagTAATCTGTTTTTAATATGCCTtctgaatatttatatttaaataaggaTAAAGATTCTAAAAATGAAACAGTAGATACTAATTGACTCATTGGATGAGTAAAAGGTGGAATGTTATCTATAAAATCAAAAACAAACTGTGGAATTTTTTTAGCTCTGCAATATAATTCTCTTGACAAAAGTTTTAAGTCATCTACAGCTGGTACTTcttttgttaataaaaaCCAAAGCATTGCTTCAGCCATAGGATATTCACAAGTATTATCCCATTTTGGAAATtctcttaatattttttctacaGGCTTACCTCTAAataatattcctttttttttttctaaaatggATGTATCTGTAATTAGGGTTATGGTATTTCTTAATCCACCTATTACATTATTAGGTGTACATATAGATATAGGTGTATTGggatatgtatgtataatttcttttaattgtTCTCTTGTTTTCTTAATACATTCATATGTCTTTTCTttcaaaatattcataataacaGATTCTTCATTATCTATACTATTAATATGTTTTCTAATATTAGCATAATTTTCAAGATATAAATTCTTATTAGATTCATTGCTAGAAAAAAAACGACTGTTATGTCTATTCATACAAATATTCCATCTACTGGATTTTGTAAAAGaacaagaaaaattaaaatatcgCTTTTCATTATGCAATTTATTTACAGTATTTAATACTTGTTCACaagttttctttttaaaattattatgcaCATATCTTTTTCTTAATGAATTTATAAGCGTTTTTGTAGACCCTGTTCTTTTATACAAAATTTTATTGCATGATAGGTATCTTATTCCttccattttttaaaagatatataatatgtatgaatattcaatttttttttttttacatattatatgtgatggattgaataatataataataatatcttgtacgttaaaataaatacatacatatatatatatatatatatatatatatatttctttttaaataatgttcaaatatgatatattatataataatatttgttctattattataataatatatttatacaaactttaaaatcttaaaaaaaaaaaaaaaaagtaataaattaaaaataaaatgaaccttttgtacatatatatatatatatatatatatatagttgtttatataatgttCAAGTCTTATgggaaaaattaaaatcattatatatttcggATAATGTTCAAACGTTATATGCAACATAAacaatatttcattatatacaatatgtacatatatgtaataaacaTGTATAAAagtttttacatttttatattttcatatctGAAGTGtaaagtacatatatatattcatatatttcgagaaaaatgttttattgtttaaaatgaatataggtgtacttaaaaaaaagtaaaaaaagcACAcacgaaaaaaaataaaaatcaaaatataatataatataatataatataatataatataataactttttttttgtaattaatCATTTTAATTACATATGAAATTgcatacttatatataaaataaaacacaaaATTAATTAAGACTAATATTTCATAGcgaacattattttttattataaatttttttttttttttttttttttttttaaataaataaaaaaaaaaaaaataccattatattttatattttaatatatatatatatatatattataataagatatatttattatatatttgattgaaataatataaaagtataaaaatatattgcaTGCTTATGTTTTGGTTGAGCTATGTAACTGTGTGttgattttttttgaatgaaaaattataacttttttttttttttttttttttttttttttgctctttaatatattttatttaatatagaaaataaaattttatagaaatatttatttatttttttattaaaattgatACGAACactgtatattttataatatataaaaaaataatggttatggacatataatatatattaataataataataataataataatataaagattTTATCGATTTttatagaagaaaaaaagtataaatttctttttttatgtattttcggaaaaaaatatatatttaaatatatatatatataaaggcttataaaaaaaacatataaaatatttttaaaatatttattttgaagTTCGATTTAATAcgaattaatattt contains:
- a CDS encoding citrate synthase, mitochondrial, putative, which encodes MEGIRYLSCNKILYKRTGSTKTLINSLRKRYVHNNFKKKTCEQVLNTVNKLHNEKRYFNFSCSFTKSSRWNICMNRHNSRFFSSNESNKNLYLENYANIRKHINSIDNEESVIMNILKEKTYECIKKTREQLKEIIHTYPNTPISICTPNNVIGGLRNTITLITDTSILEKKKGILFRGKPVEKILREFPKWDNTCEYPMAEAMLWFLLTKEVPAVDDLKLLSRELYCRAKKIPQFVFDFIDNIPPFTHPMSQLVSTVSFLESLSLFKYKYSEGILKTDYWKYILEDAISLISQIQVIGAYIFKRTFINNDIRKGEGMNLDLDLDWSANFAKLIGYENKEVQDLLRLYFLLHSDHEGGNASAHVSHLIGSTLGNPYLSYSGCVIALSGPLHGLANQECLKFLLDIKKQLGDNQLTYEFIEKYAKNLLKSGRVIPGYGHAVLRVPDPRFLALRSFALSHFPDDPIIQILEMCYKVIPGILSATGKVKNPYPNVDCSSGSVLHHYGIKYPEYYTVLFALSRSIGVMSQLVLSRGLMYPLERPKSVDIYNLRKICEKNYVKIEEYE